AATGTCACCTCATACACTACAAATTCATAGAAAAGATTCTCGAACATATTGTATATAGCTTCGCAAAGGTCTTTTTTCTCCATGCACCCAAACGTTTCTAATAAACCTAGCTAAAACTATATTAGGCTTTGCATAACTTTGAAACTAAAAACACTAGTCAGAGTTTGTAGGACGCCCTCTCTCTTTGACAAGGTCCTGTGTCTAACGGATATAAATGCTTTCCTCTAATGGTTATACTCCAATTTTTAAAATCCAGTTGGAccttaacaaaaaaattacttattGAATTCAAAATATAGGGATGGTGTGTTATTGAATtcctaaaattataaaagagtaaaaatattattacatgCACTATAAAAGAGTAAAAACGAATAAAACAGATCAAACGAAAATTACAGTGTTGTAGTGCCTCAAAAAAACTGATACATAATCTAAGATCATGAACAAGAAAGTTTGGATTCAGCGAGTTGCTTGAATCTAAACTTTCTTATTCATGATCTTAAGATTGTTCATAAGTTTTTTGAGACATGCAACACACGGTAAATTTTCGTTTAATCTGTTTTTATCATAACGTTTTCCTCGTTTATAGTGCATGTAATGaatatttttactatttaataattttagaaattcaATAACACCATCCGTATATTTTGACTTCAATGGATATGCGTGTTGGAAAATTGGAGTATAATCATTCAAGGAAGACACAAGATCGGTTATTAAAGAAGAAGTGTACTATATTCGAACAACCAAACTCTGATTAGTAGTTTCGAAGTTATACAAGAATGATATGACTTGGATAGGTTTTTAGAAATGTTTGGGTTCATGGAGTGAGgatagatttttttatttttttattatttttaaaattgaattttattttaattatgtgatTATCCATTATAATAGATTAGTACCACCGAGCATTGCAAAGCTATACACAATATGTCCGAGAATCTTTTTTACGAATTTGAGGAGAAAAATATTTTAGCTAAATTTTATGGATAAAATGtacttctttttttaaattttgcaCTTTAATACAATTTATTTCCTAACACATTTAAGTTTAGTTTATATTTCTGAATTTGttatcattttttttagttaaattcaaAAGCAGTGTTATATTTCTGTGTAAAGTCTATTTACATTCAAAGCATTTTAATTtgcaaattgttttcaatctttagTTTACTATGTATagataaaaaacaataaaaattcaTTCTTAGTGATAAAGACTAGTAGACTTAGATGCATGGTAAACTGTTGATCGCATAAAGGAATATGTTTTGCTCCTAGACATTAGATTTTGAACTAACCCAATAACTTcttgcaaattttttttaattttaatttgcaGAAGATCTGTTAAACAGCTGTATGTTAATTAGAATTGTATTTATAAAcacaaaaaatggaaaaaaaggTGCTTGGGTTGTTATCAATAATAAACCAACCACTATATATAGCGGTATCTGTACTACAGTATTAACAGTTGCAATTTTCCATTGTTGGTTCATTGATGACCACAATCACGAGGATCCACTTTGTTTCAAGATTCCCGTTCAAGCCACATTTATGTGGGATGTCCCAGTACTTGCATCTTGTGAACTATGTTTCTGCTGAAATTTGGTGCAAAGACAGTGAGAAGCTTGCACTCCTCGACTTCAAGTAAGGTATTAAACAATCATATATAGATTATTGCAGTTAGGATGATCTAACTAGTTAGTAGagactattttttttattattcgaGTTGAATTCAAACATGTTCTATGAACTTTGGCTTTTGCAAGTGATTGATAGTTAATACTTGTTTACTTAAGTTGAGTTGTTTCTCTTGGaagaacttttttttttttcaaaacacaCACACGCACAAGCCCTTTGAGAGCTTTATAATTGAATTAGGTTGTCCAAAATCGATTCTGATTAATTAGATTCTATTGAATTATTGATATTTACGGTTTTATGACTTTTATCTCAAAGTTAAATATATGATGCGTTCGTTGTGGTTAGTCTTGTTGCAATTTATAGTATTGGATGAACCAAGCCAGACTCCTATAAAATTTGTAAGTTTCACTCTCATTGAATACAATGTCTTCTATTGCAGAGAAAGATGGTTGCCTTTGGAAAGAAGTTGAAAGACAGAGAACTTCAAGAATGGCAGGGATATGTATGTCTCTGCCTATATGTTGAGGGTTGAGATTTTTCAACTTGGATATCTGTTCTGCTCTATAATGATATTTTGGGTTCGTAAGTTTGATAATCTTTTGCAGATATTATATAAACTAAACTCATGAAGAAAGTAAGGCACTCTGGTGAGCAAATTCAACTCGGAACAAAGATTGACGCCATGTGCTCAGGATTTCTCCAGAATGCTAGATAATCAGGTTTCTGttgttttcaattttcattacTGCCAATGGTCAACTTATTCTAGTTGTGAATGTGATGATTCTGTGTGTTTACATTGGTTTCAATCACTCTTTAAATGTTACAAATCAGATTGAGAAGATTGTCCTTTTCCTTTTGGAGCCACAAGGGATTTTGGCAAGCAGGATATCGAAGCTTGGAGAGCAACATGATACTATTCTGCAGGAACCTGAAATTCACAAAATCTCTGAACTGCGAGAAGCTTATAGAGAAGTGGGAATAGATTCCTTAATTGTCATTAATTCTTCTGTGATAATTAACTTGGTTTAATTTTCTTAGATGTTTTAAAACTAAATATGTTGCGCAATGGTGTGCCTTTTAACAAATTTAGTTCATTAGACAGAAAAACATCTTTATTGCATTCGACTAATTTTCACTGAACTAAGAAAGTTCATTTATGTGTGTATATCAGTATATATGTTTATACATCCACTAAGCTTAAATGTCCTCATATAAAGTTATGGCATCATAGGTGTTTATGATGAGAGATCATACTTTACTCTAAAGTGAAATCTAAAATTTAGAGGATTGCTTGAAACAACTCTGGCGTGGAATTTAGGGGGTAGGGGCACATAATTTGGTACTCCAAAGTCATGGAGTTTTAGTATTCTCTAACTTAAAAAAAAGTTCATAAAGTTTTAGTACTTCGtaaaaagagagagaagtacCCCGCAATTAAGAACAGAGGAAAAAGCATTAAAATTCTGTTTgggttaaaaatttttattttattattttaatttattttatattttaattgatattaaattattacaaaattatgaaaaaaagaattaaaaagataaaaatttttttaggattaatttaaaagactaaaatatcttttagcattaagttatttaatttgaaataaaatttaaattaattatgaaaAAGTAAATCAAGTTTGTAGTTAATTTTTAAAGGACAAAAATTCccttttaaataaaatctatTTTGTAAGCATATTTATAAAACAttagaaatttttatataaataaaatattaaattaatatgaatattaattgatatatttttataaCACATGGACCCGTTCAGTCATATAATGATTATAATCCCAATAAAGGAAATGGAAGAGTCCTTCAAAGAATTCAAAGTGTGCCCAAGTTCCCACGGTTCATAAATCATAAGCTAAGATCACATTAGCTTTAAGGGCAGATTATATATCCTCCAATTCCAAAGGATATGTAGAAATCATGCATCAAGGGTTTAGGGGAGGGGTTCTAAATTTATAGTTTGGATTGTTCACAAAACAAATCTAGAACTAGTTGAATTAGGGGATTCTACTGTCATGAGTGGTTTGGAAGATGCAATGGATTTTTGGGAAGTAGAATTAATCTACATCAAATTCAAACCCCTCTTTTAATAAAATGGAAAGAGTACGCAAGGataataaaattgtgaaagaataataatgaaaaaaaaaaagaaagatgaagaaattttgattgttgattgattgaatGGTACACTATGAAGGTAAAACTAAGTATATAGAGCATTGGCCTATgaaaaataaagtaaataaagataagataaataagatagagataaagataaagataaactataagataaaataaagacTAAATTATAATTGAGAGGGAATTGGGAGAAGTTTCATCACTCCAGCTTGAGCTTTTTGTCGAACCAAGTGGCAATCAACCTCTAAATGTTTGGTCCGTTCATGAAAACCGGTTAGCAGCAATATGAAGAGCACTATGATTATCACAATATAAAACTGGTGGGGGATAGGAGAGATGCGTAAAAATTGTAACATTAGTATCCATTGAAGTTCACAAGTTGTGTTTGCAATTGCACGGTTTCTGCTTCCGGATGAACGGCAATGATGGTTTGTTTCTTGATCTTCCAAGAGACTAAAGAATGTCTAAGAAGAAACAATAACCTGTTAAGGATCACCGAGTGTCAGGACATCCGGCCCAATCAGAGTCACTGAAGTCGAGAAGCTGAATTTCTGATTCCCTTGGAAAGAAAAGTCCTTTGCCGACTAGTTTTCAGATATCGTAACACTGCTTGGCAGCTTGAAGAGAGATTCAGTAGGAGATGCCATGAATTGACTTAATTGTTGAGTGGCATACATGTGTCGGTCGAGTAGTGGTGAGATAGATAAGACGGCCAACTAAACGGCGATATACAAAGGGTCGGATAGCAGGGGACTTTGTCTTGATATAGTCTTGTGGTACTATCCATTGGAACAGAGGCAGGTTTAGCACCTAATAACCAAATTTCCAAAAGATCAAGACAATATTTTCTCTGAGATAAGCAAATTTCCTTCTCTGATTGAGCAACCTCAATACCCAAAAATATTTAATGGGCCCAAGTCTTTATTCGGAAGTGTTGGTGCAAATAGACTTAATGGTAGCAAGTTCAGAAATGGAATTACCATGAGAACAATGTCGTCAACATAGACAAAATGATAGAAATTTGATCACCAATGAATTTAACAAATATCTATAATCAGATGAGGTCTGCTGATATCCATGAGATAGCAAAAGATGAGAAAGTTTGTCATACCACATACGACTAGATTGTCGTAAACCATATAGTGACTTAGTAGCTTACAGCATTGATTCGATTGAGGAGATGTAAATCCGGGTGGCAGAGTCATATAAACATCCTCAGAAAGATCCCCATGTAAGAAGGCATTATTACATCCAACTGATGTATGGGCCAACGCTTCATAGAGGCCAATGCCAAAACTAATCTGATGGTGGCAGGCTTGACAACAGGGGAGAAAGTTTCTAAGAAATCAACACCTTCAGTTTGAGTGAACTCTTTAGCCATAATGCGTGCTTTATATCGATCAATTGAACCATCAGGCTTGCGTTTGATGCGATAGACCCATTTACAACCAACCGGCTTAACCCCTGCAGGGCAATCAACTAGACGCCAAGTTTTGTTCAGCTCAAGAGCATCCAACTCATCTTTCATAGCACTACGTCAATTAGAGTGTTGATTGACGTCCTTAAAAGACTTGGCTCAACGTCAGAATGTAGAGAAAAGAAACTTTTATGTGaagatgaaagagaagaaaaagacatGACTGAAGATAAAGGATACTTGCACTTTGAGGGAGATTGATTTGTAGAGATGAGAGAGGAATTACACAAGTAATCAGAGAGATATGATGGAGGTCTGTGAGGCCGGTCCGAATGACGAGGATGGGGTTGCTCAGGTGGTAAAGAAGGTGACGGGGGATGAGAAGTGATGGTGGACTGGTGTCTAGTGCGGAAGGAGAGATGGGTGTCTGTGTTGAAAGTGATTCGATGGTCATGGGTTCAACTTGGTTAGGTAACGATGGTGAGAAAGAAGGAGAGGTTgttagagaaaataaagaactaGGTGGAGTTGGGTCATGGGTATAGGTGAGGATTCAACTGGAAGACTAACTGAATCTTGTTTTTGAGAAGGTATGTTGGTAATGTTGGGCTGAGTGTATGAAATTGGACATTTTTTGTGACTAAGGGCAAGATCATTTCATGAAAAATCACGTTTCTATAAATCTCAATTCTTTTATCTTCTAAAACATAAACAATATCCTTTAAAACCACTTTGAAAGCCAATAAATACAGCCTTTTTGGCTCTTGGATCAAATTTTGATCTATTTGCCATTAGGGTAGAAACAAACATAAGCATCCAAAAACTTTAAGGTCATGATAATTTGGTGGATGATTGAAAAATCTCAAATGGTGTTTTAAATTAATTGCGGATGATAGAACTCTGTTAAGTAAATAAACAGCATGTCTAACAGCATAAGACCAAAAAGATGATGTAAATTAGATTGAAATATAAGAGCACGAGCTATATTTAAATATGTTGAGATTTGCGTTCTACCTTtccat
The genomic region above belongs to Arachis stenosperma cultivar V10309 chromosome 5, arast.V10309.gnm1.PFL2, whole genome shotgun sequence and contains:
- the LOC130981572 gene encoding uncharacterized mitochondrial protein AtMg00820-like; the protein is MKDELDALELNKTWRLVDCPAGVKPVGCKWVYRIKRKPDGSIDRYKARIMAKEFTQTEGVDFLETFSPVVKPATIRLVLALASMKRWPIHQLDVIMPSYMGIFLRMFI